Genomic DNA from Nitratidesulfovibrio vulgaris str. Hildenborough:
GTCGGGCATGGGCAGCCAGTGCGACGGGCGCAAGGGCGAGGACCTTGTCCTTGAACTGCCGCTGGGCACGCTCGTCTTTGAAGTCGATGACGAAGGGCACGAGCAGATGATCGCCGACCTGAGCGACCCGGACGGTGTGTTCGTGGTGGCACGGGGCGGTCGTGGCGGCAAGGGCAACGAGCATTTCAAGTCGTCCACCATGCGCGCTCCCCGTTTTGCCCAGAAGGGCGAACCGGGCGAGGAGCGGCGGCTCAGACTTGAGCTGAAGATACTCGCCGATGCCGGTCTGCTTGGCTTGCCCAACGCAGGCAAGTCCACGTTCATCTCGCGCATATCCGCGGCCCGGCCCAAGATCGCGGCGTATCCGTTCACCACGCTCACGCCCAACCTCGGCGTGATGATCGACGAGGTCGACCCCGACCGCCGCATGGTCATCGCCGACATCCCCGGTCTCATCGAAGGTGCCCATACCGGACAGGGACTCGGACACCGTTTTCTCAAGCACGTGGAGCGCACCCGCTTTCTCGTGCATATCCTCAGCATAGAGGATATCGACCCGGAGAATCCGTGGACGGGCTTCGACCTCATCAACGAGGAACTTGCACGATTCGACGAGGTGCTGCGCGAACGCGAGCAGATCGAGGTCGTCAACAAGATCGACCTGCGCACCCCGGAAGAGGTCGACGCGCTGCGCCAGCAGGCTGCGCAGCAGGGGCGGCGCATCTTCTTCATCTCTGCCATGCACGGTGAAGGTATCGAAGAGGTCGTGGATGCCATGTGGCGTCTGCGCGACACCATCGATATGCACGAACCGCTGGTGCACCTGCAGGAAGTCGAGGAAGAGGACGAGGAGTTCGAGGATATCGAGGTCGTATACACCCGCGAATAGCGGGAGGAGCCATACCGATGGAGTGGACGGAGGAACGCGCCGCAGCCCTGCGCGAGGCGCGTTGCGTAGTGGTCAAGGTGGGCAGTGCCGTGCTGACCACCGAAACGGGCGTCAATCTTGCCGTCATCGACAGTCTCGCCGCCCAGCTTTCGGCCTTGCAGGAATCTGGCAAGCGGGTGGTGCTCGTCTCTTCGGGTGCTGTGGCTGCCGGGCGCAGTGCCTTGCGCGACTGCTGCGAGATTGCCGGAATGCCGCATAAGCAGGCGGCTTCGGCCGTAGGGCAAAGCCGTCTCATGCATCACTATGACGAGGCGTTCGCCCGTTACGGGCATCTCTCGGCGCAAGTGCTTCTCACCCGGGACGACCTGCGGAACCGTGAGCGTTTTCTCAACGCACGCAACACGTTCCAGGCGCTTCTCGACTGGGGGGTCATCCCGGTCGTCAACGAGAACGACACCGTGGCGGTGCAGGAACTCAAGTTTGGCGACAACGACTGCCTTGCCAGCCTGCTGCTCAACGTCGTCGAGGGCGACCTGTACGTCAACCTCACCTCCGCGTCGGGTGTCTATGCCGACAACCCGCAGACCAATCCCGAAGCCGGTATCCTGCCGTGCATCGAGGACGTGCACACGCTCGACCTCGATGTGATGTGCGGAGGCAAGACGTCTGTCGGTACCGGCGGCATGTACTCCAAGCTGCTGGCTGCAAGCCGCGCCGCACAACTGGGGGTGCCGACGCTCATTCTTCCGGGGCGTGAACCGCGCATCCTCGAACGTGCCTTCTCGGGTGAACCCGTGGGGACATGGGTGCGCCCCGAGGCACGAGTCGTGTCGCGCCGCAAGTACTGGCTGGCGTACCAGTCCGAACCTTCGGGGACGGTGACGGTGGACGAGGGTGCGGCCCGTGCGCTGTTGCAGCAAGGTGGAAGCCTGCTTCCGGGCGGCGTCTGCGATGTCTCCGGCGCATTCGAACCCGGGGCGCTTGTGCGTATCGCCGGGCCGGACGGAACCGTCATTGCCGTGGGTTTGTCGAATTACGGCGACCGTGACCTTGTGCGGATAAAGGGGCATCGACGTCACGAGGTGGCTGCCATTCTCGGTGATGCCCATTTCCCGGAAGTGGTGCACCGCGACAACATGCTTCTGGACGCCGTGGTATAGCCCGCGAAACATCGACGTGTGGCACCCGTCGAAGGGTTTGCTGCTCACGTATGGATAGAGAAGGTTAGAGGAGCCGTCATGACACATCCCCCTTGCATTCTCACCATCGCCGGTTCCGATTCGGGCGGTGGTGCCGGTATTCAGGCCGACCTCAAGACCATGACCGTGCTTGGTGGATTCGGCATGAGCGTCATTACCGCGCTCACGGCCCAGAACGGTCTTGGCGTGACGGGCATCCACGCCCCCGATGCGGATTTCGTTGGTCTGCAACTGTCCACGGTTCTCGAAGGTTTTCCGGTGGCCGCTGCCAAGACCGGTATGCTGTTCTCCGCCCCTATCATCGAGAAGATGGCTGAAGGGCTTGCCGGAAAGACCTTCCCGCTGGTGGTCGACCCCGTATCCATAAGTCAGAGTGGACATCGCCTGTTGCAGGAGGACGCAGTGGAGGCCCTTGTGCGACACATGCTGCCACTGGCAGACCTGCTGACCCCCAACCGGCCCGAAGCCGAGATGCTGGCCGGGATGCCCATCGATACGGCGACCGACGTGCATACGGCCATCGACCGTATCCTCGCCAAGGGGCCGCGTGCCGTACTGCTCAAGGGGGGGCATTTCGAAGGCGACGGACAGTTGGTCGACTGGCTGGGCCTTCCGGGTGGAACGCCCGTGGCTTTGCCACAGCCGCGTGTGAACACCCCCAACAACCATGGCACCGGATGTACCCTTTCGGCGGCCATCGCCACATTTCTTGGCCTTGGGCATCCGTTACGCGAGGCTGTCGTGGCTGCACAGCAGTACCTCAACCGCTGTCTGGCCGAGAGTTACACGCCCGGCAAGGGCTTCGGGCCGCCCAATCACGCGGCCCCCTGCCAGTGCCGCGGCTAGCGTGCCTCGACGGAACGCGTCGGCATGTTCTCCGAGGCGTCTCATGGATGGCCCTTGGATGCTGCGCTGCGGCCTCGTCAGGTCGAGGCCGACGAATGCGTCTGCCGTGAGAAGCCGCGTTGGGGGCGTCGCACCGTCATTGTCGGGCCTATGCGCCATCCGGTCATGATTCGCCGTGATGCCGTGCCGCACCTCTGGACGCAGGTGCACGTGCCATTGCAACTCGAGAGTCCCCGTCGCCTGCGCTCCGGGGACTCTGCATATGTTTGCGGACCGCAATCCCGTGCCGCATCGCACGACATCATCGTCGGTGACAGCGTCCTGCGCTGTCAAAGTGCACTTTCAAACTGGCGCTGTTGCCCGGCGGGGCGTAGGGGGCTGGGGCACTA
This window encodes:
- the obgE gene encoding GTPase ObgE, yielding MRFVDEATINVRAGKGGNGCLSFRREKFIPRGGPDGGNGGDGGSVILRPTNRLLSLYDFRLQRNYEARNGQSGMGSQCDGRKGEDLVLELPLGTLVFEVDDEGHEQMIADLSDPDGVFVVARGGRGGKGNEHFKSSTMRAPRFAQKGEPGEERRLRLELKILADAGLLGLPNAGKSTFISRISAARPKIAAYPFTTLTPNLGVMIDEVDPDRRMVIADIPGLIEGAHTGQGLGHRFLKHVERTRFLVHILSIEDIDPENPWTGFDLINEELARFDEVLREREQIEVVNKIDLRTPEEVDALRQQAAQQGRRIFFISAMHGEGIEEVVDAMWRLRDTIDMHEPLVHLQEVEEEDEEFEDIEVVYTRE
- the proB gene encoding glutamate 5-kinase is translated as MEWTEERAAALREARCVVVKVGSAVLTTETGVNLAVIDSLAAQLSALQESGKRVVLVSSGAVAAGRSALRDCCEIAGMPHKQAASAVGQSRLMHHYDEAFARYGHLSAQVLLTRDDLRNRERFLNARNTFQALLDWGVIPVVNENDTVAVQELKFGDNDCLASLLLNVVEGDLYVNLTSASGVYADNPQTNPEAGILPCIEDVHTLDLDVMCGGKTSVGTGGMYSKLLAASRAAQLGVPTLILPGREPRILERAFSGEPVGTWVRPEARVVSRRKYWLAYQSEPSGTVTVDEGAARALLQQGGSLLPGGVCDVSGAFEPGALVRIAGPDGTVIAVGLSNYGDRDLVRIKGHRRHEVAAILGDAHFPEVVHRDNMLLDAVV
- the thiD gene encoding bifunctional hydroxymethylpyrimidine kinase/phosphomethylpyrimidine kinase, with product MTHPPCILTIAGSDSGGGAGIQADLKTMTVLGGFGMSVITALTAQNGLGVTGIHAPDADFVGLQLSTVLEGFPVAAAKTGMLFSAPIIEKMAEGLAGKTFPLVVDPVSISQSGHRLLQEDAVEALVRHMLPLADLLTPNRPEAEMLAGMPIDTATDVHTAIDRILAKGPRAVLLKGGHFEGDGQLVDWLGLPGGTPVALPQPRVNTPNNHGTGCTLSAAIATFLGLGHPLREAVVAAQQYLNRCLAESYTPGKGFGPPNHAAPCQCRG